DNA from Acanthochromis polyacanthus isolate Apoly-LR-REF ecotype Palm Island chromosome 7, KAUST_Apoly_ChrSc, whole genome shotgun sequence:
caatgccgagaaaatgaagcctggattttgctacttcctggtcgccattttggattttttggagccagagacgtaaaaagcgtcatcaaacagactggaccggagagcaactaggggcaggattggctgaggattctcttatcccgcccatgttttaccgcagaggcttctgttgctgtctatcaggtatagccacgcccccttgctctgccaactttaacgatttatttaaaattcagtattgattcattttaagatcggccacctgatctctcattttgaccatgaaaactaacgggaaaaaaatcctgagctgtagaaaatcagtctatcaaattttattttttccaaaaatgaattggggtctatggagaaaaagcttcttggagccaaccctagcggacggcgtgatattgcaagtttttgacacttccgggtgggcttcaattctggagccagatgctacgtccactatatatacagtctatgattacactgcaaaaacttaAAATCTTACCACGTCTAtttgtctttttagtcaaaatgtctcatcccacttgatttaagataaattgacttcacaagtgacatttcagcaagatggagggacttgttttaagacaatgcatcttaaatatccaGTTAGGTCAAACAATTTTGACATTAcattgttttgagttgaattttacaagaaaactcgaAATAAGTTTAagcctcatgtcgtcctgtgggtcaaattaacccgttttaaagtttgaaaatgtgaaaaaaaaaatattttcacagcgaaatttctgatgtccacattttcaacatttttgggaaatctttgaatattttttggtggaaaaaaaaagagaaatgttaaatgtttcttatgaacactcacaaaaaaaaaaaaaatcaaccaaaatccagcaaatttcgctggattttggttgatttttatatgaatgttCTTATAACTGATATGCATGAAATCACtctagatattttcaggatttttttgaagatttttactctttttttttttttaaatatttacaagattttttgccaaatttgaggaattaaaaaaaacttaagagaaattttttttgatgatttttggggatttttttcagacaaggaaacaatatttcttggtgcctgtaaatgaagacaacaggagggttaatacatctcaaatttaggaggttacatgaaagcatgTCTGACTGATTATAAGACAtttaagcttgacaatcctggtaaaatatagcttaaaataagtcttcccagctaattttaggATCTCAGTATTCTCAATATCATATTGtattcaagaaatcttaccaagccactttttacttgttctactggcagattattttcacttatttcaaagcaatagttccttgaaataagtatttttttcttgttttgacagcggcctttttttccagtgtagtaTGATTATTCTTGTGATCTGATTGGTCACATGTCACAAGTGGCAGCAAATCAACGCCCAGCGGAGCTAATTTACCCGAGCTATGTTTGGAAGGTGAGGTGGCAGATGTTTCTGAAATTGTAATAAATACGGCAATCTTACACAAGCAAGACCAGTTTATCTGTTACACTGAAAATGCCGAATAATTTAGTGTGTGTGCAGCTTGATGGTGCCAGACTAAAACTATCATTGGGTATCTGCTGTGCCTTTTAGCATGTGGATCACAATATCATTTTTCTAATATGTTTCTAAAGTGAGAATAACTTTACATGTCTCTCTAGCAGAGGCACAACCTGGAAAAACTGAGTAAGAAGCACAGGATGATAAATGATGAAATTAATTACTTTTACACTGGCTCAGGCTATGCTAACAGCGAGTGGCTAAGTTAGCATGCAGCTATAGTTAAACCTCTAAACATTATCTGGAAAATGACCCCAAATAATGCTTTAATATTTGAACCTTAGTAGGCTTCTAAAGTTATAGAACATGGAAAGATGAACAAAACATAGTAGCAGGTGTAACTGCAGAAGACAAACTGCACTGTACTAATCAAGTAACCTAGGTATGAACGCCAAGTtactgctatcacatgctgttagtATACAACATTTAGTGTATATCGGTTATCAATCCAGTTTCCATTATCAATCTTGAGTACTGATAATCGAACAGCcgtgaaacaaacaacaacaaaaaaaaaaaacacaaatattgtaCAATCCCTGTTTTAGTGGTCTGAGAAAGTCTGCTGAAAGTGGAGCGTACCTATCATAGTTATCCAGCTCACTGGGATTATTCCCATTTAGAGCAGCAGCTGCCATTTTCTCCAGTTTGTCCTTGAGTTCCTCGTTCTTCCTCTGGAGGTCAACAATGACTGAATTCAGGAAATCAATCTGTAAAGGAGAAACAACAGTTGCATCAATCCTGCTCCTGGTGAATAATCAGCTACTGTCCATCATCAAATTTCCTTCCTACTACTAGTTATTTAACAATTAATAATAAAGTATATTTATTGTATTATGTGCCACTGCTTTGCCTCCCTTTCACAAAGCTCAATCGTGGCTACGCCTCATAAGTCCATAACATGAGTCCAATCTTGATTAAGGTAATGAACTGCCACTGTGAGTTGTCAGCCCAAGAAAAATCGAAGCTTGGAATGAGTCAGTGAAATACCCACATTTAATGAGTGTCTCACTGAGTAAAAAGTAATCAGCAACATATCTGACGTCTACTAAGATGAAATTTTCCCTGGGGATTTTGAGACCTCGCTCAGTGCTTAAACGTTTTGATTAATCAAGCTTGATTCATCTTCGGGAGACAGTTTGCACGCCAACCATAAAGTGACTCAACTGGATGGAACATAAGAACAAGAACCACAGTGACAAACATGCACAAGTGAGGCTGATGAAAAACAGTAACAAACCGCTGCCTGATGGTGGTGTAGCATTGCCAACATCAGAAACAGGGCAGAAGAGAGGAGTTGGAATttaagaaagagaaggaggagaaaaaaaaatgaaattcaaattaGGACTCACCTACTGGCAGACAACACACTCAAGTCatcacagacacagaaactACAGTATAACATTTTAGAGTCAACACAGGAGGGAGGTGAAAGTTGTGACACtgaaaagataagataagccttTAATAAGAAATGACGCTATTATCCCACTATTGTGGCTAAAACACTGACAGAGCCGGGGCGATTAAGCTGCGCCACTGATTCATGGGTCGTATCAATCATCCCTGTGAGAGCTGGGATGGCGTGAGAAGCTGCACGTCttttcaattaaatttaaaatagctTTGGCTCATTTCACCTCCGTAAAACATTATACTGTAACAGTAGCGAGTCAACATTCAGAGTCTCCTGCTACAAGCAGAAATactatttactgtcatttagTAGTGAGTACTAAGTAAGCAGCACGGTCATTCACAAACAACATTCAGTGAGACTGTTTCCATACGACTGCCCAAAActacaatgacacagaaatgcaATGAGGACAGGCTATCGTCAAACAAGATAATTCTATGGGCAGGGTAGGAAAGCATCATTACGCTGAATGTAGAGATggaaaaaacaaggaaacaagaaaACTCAACCTATCAACGCATTACTGGGATGCAACAGTACACACCTGACTCTCTGCAGTCTCCTTATCCTCCCTCAATTGGTCCAAAACCACATCACCTGCAAAACAGAAGTAAAGTACACCATCTGCTTTCACTTCACAAAGAAATGATCTGTGGTTCTGAGTTAAGTCCAGCCTTACCCGAGGACTTGTTGATGGTGTCAGGCCCTGCAGCCAGGTCCGTCTCCAGCCTCTGAATACGTTCCTGTAGATTAGCTTTGTCCTGCTCCAAGGACTGAATTGTACCCTGCAGTGTCTTAACCGAGGCACTTTCCCCACGCAGCACAGTCAGCtatcaaaaaacacacaatattaaAATACTAGAAAATGTCTATagaattgcttttttttgtttttctttttacaaattaTTACCAACttctaaaacataatttttacaGCAACAAGCGGAACTCCTCACTGAATGAAAAATTATAAGAAATAGTTTAATTACGTCTGTAACAGTAAGAGAAGTTTCCAACTCACAACTGGCTTATTCcatcccaaaacaccaaatattcaggaaggtggTTGCAGCACCATCTTCAGTTTTACTGTGGGCGCTGGTGGTGgaagatcatgataaaaaaagcTTTGTGTGCAAAATTGCAGGCATCTACTCCCAataatttttgagttatggcattttcaaattttaataatccaggccaaaatgtcctcctcccaatcctcgcctggaatttttaggttttaaaatgcttatatctctgcttctgggtatcacagagacttgacattttttctccaagctccctacatgttggtgatgtcctagaaacaacacacacactcaggagaagtctactgggagtagatgcctgtaattttgcacataaagttttttttatcatgatctccCACCACTATCTTACaaagccaaattgaaaatggtgctGAAACCCCCATTTGTGAATTCAGACGGAATTGGTCAACTTTCAACGTTGCAATTTCACATGAGGCAGGTTCTGAGGTCATTTGTCAGTACGCTCAAAGACCAAGTATGCAGTGACATTTTTTCTTGCTATAAAAGTGACATCATGTTAGCCTCTTCTGTGCAAAGCCACGTGCAGTAGATCAGAGTCTACTGAGTATTCCTTGTAACGTAGTACCCCATTGACATATGGTATAAAGAGGTATAGTAAGCCGTTTAACATTGACTAGCTAGACTACATATGCATTGCACATCTGGATTTCAACTGTTACTAGTCAAAAACAACAATCCAGATATCAGATGTCATGTTTCCGAGGACAAATGACATTACTTTTACTACTCATGGTTTCTCATTACAAATATTGACAATTTAGCTGCAGATATCCAGAGTGATACGTGGATGTGTGTAATTAAGGTTGTAGATATACAGTTTCATTCTAACTAGTCATAATTATAGTGCACGACATCTTTATTTCCCCTAAATTCAAGAGATCTACATCGCCCTTTGTAAATACCTACATTAAGTCTGAACTACTCAGAATGACATTGCAAACATTACGAAGTGGAAAATGATCAGTCAACATGATGGTGTAGATATCGCAAACTGTAATCCTGTCTAGTCAACATATAACGCACATCTTCATTTAAAGTTATGACTGGGAAAAGTGACGctgcagatatctgtaattaaGTGAGAAATTACGGTAAGAGGGAGGAGGCAGCTTGCTTTTCAAGGCATTTCCAATCTCTCAATCTTAGGCGCTGCAGCAGTGTGATGAGCATTGTTCTGCACAGCAGTTCAGACTAGTCACAATCAGGTTTGAGATATCTGACTACTATTTTGACGAGTTAAAATTAAACTGCATCCATCTGTATCAGAATTACATCATACAAATGTAAATAACAATTCTAACTAGTCAGCGTATAGAGATGTGTCAAGGCAAAATGGCATTGTCaatatctgtaaattaaaatgaagctaaatATGGGATGAATCAAGGTCCAACGTGTGTATCCTGTTAAAAGCTTTGAACATGCGCCTTGTTGTGTCTTTAAAGTTTAGAATCtgctacaacagctgaagaaagtGGTGAGATTTTGATCCAAAAGTACATTAAAATAGTTTGGTCCCTCTAAATTCTGCACTTGCTTGAAAGCATGTTGTGCACGGTGCACTTGCCAGTTTTGTCAATGATCTTTGGGATCAATACTACCACAGTAACATCACGCATTAGTTTCTTACCTCACTCTTCAGGTTTTCCACCTGCTGGTCCTTTTCTGAGATTAAGGCACTGTTTTTATGGATGGACTGCTGGAGGGCAGCCTTCTCTTTGTCCAACTGCTCCTTCAAGGTGCTCTCACTATCAAACACACAGGACCAACTAAGTATCGCAGGTACTTTATAAAGTCACTTCAGGAAGAGAAAAACCCTAACCTTATTTTACCAATACTGACACTGTACAAATTTGACTAGACAAATGAACCAGGAAAAGCTGCCTAAATGGTAAGATTGCAAATCCCACGGTATTTACGGATAAAATTAAGGGATGCGTGGCACCATGGccgaaaacaaacaaacaaaaaaggaaaatatgtcAGGCAAGTGCAATGGGGAATTAATCATGTGCCTAAATCTGTGTGGTCAAATTATTTGTACTGTGACATGATGATGGCTGTTATGACGTAATATGAAAAGGCGCAAAGTACCTGAAGGCATTGTTTGGCAGGctttgaaagaaaagaacagCATGACATTCACTTTATCACAAATGCTCGGCACATTTGCATGAAATGTGTGCTTGTATTGACACaggcttaaaaaaatattcctcATATTATTGGTGAACATGTACATTTCTGACAAAATGCCTGAATCACAAAACGACGGTGGATTTTCTTACCTTTTCTTTATCTCGTCCAATTGCTTTTTGAGTTTTGAGTGCTCACCCTTCAGCTAGAAACACAACAATTAAAATTCAATCATTGTCACCACAACCGCAGCACACAAGATGTTCGAGTGGGTTTATAAAAGATTGTTTTGAGATTAATACACTGCACCTTCACAAGATCACCCTGGTCTCTGTGATTGTTATCAATCTCCTGAGTCAGCTTGTTGTTCTCATCTTGCAGCTTCTGCAGGGACTGTGACTTCACAGAAACTGCTTCTTTAAGCTCCTCACTGGATAGACAGAAATGATCAAATTATTCAGAAAATCCTGACAGCTGATGTAGAGCACATATTGGCTTGTCAACTCCTTTATCTCCGTTTATTTACTGTGAGTTACTAACTGTATTGGGCTATTGGAACTTCAATGTGACAGTAAAAGCCAAAGTTGAGGATATTCTTACATTTCCTGGCACAGACTCTTAGTTCTCtcagtttctgtgcaaatttgctTTTTGGATACATTCAGATCTTCTTGATATTTGGAATTCTCTTTCTTCAAAGATTCcaactgaaacaaacaaaaaaaaaagcacatgcaTTTAGAACTACAGGACATACATGTCAAAGAATTCACTTCATTCTTTTCCTCTTACAATACTACTTGAGTTTAGAGTACAACTACAACGTTGACGGCAAATACATCCACGTTCATAAAGCTGtgctgacaaaaacacacattccttGGAGAGCAGTGAGGTGACAGGGTGTCAGCTGAGCAAAGCCACTTCGTTACTAAAAGACTACTTTATTGGTATTTCCTCTCTtacctctgtctctctttcctgCTTGGCGCTCTGGAGCTTTTCAAACAAAGACTGAACTTCATTCTTCTCCTGCATCAAAGCGGCTTTCTCTTTTATCAGCTGTTCAAGAGCCTCAGCAGTCTTGCCAGAGGCCTCTGTAGCCTAAACAGCACATGAGCAGAACATTTGCTAAGAACGACAGTTTGACAGCGAACGGTTGGTTTACATTAACACCATGTGACTTCAACCAACCAAATTAACTATTCACAGGTCATTTGATAAAGCTATACAAAAGCAAAATTTGAACCGAAAACCCAATTCATCATTTAATTACCCTTTAATTAATTACCTGCATGCATAATGAATTAGGTACTTTATCTACTGATAAAGAAACAATTATACAAACCTCAGTTCAAATTTCAAGTACATTATTACAGACAATCAACAACAATTTTAAACTATGGAGAAAATAATTGGTACATACTCTAAAACCTGTGGCCTCAGAACGAATGCTCTCAACCCATTAGCTTGTGTAACAGGTTGGATAGGACACAAACTGTTTCAGGTATTGTATACCTTTAAAGACAGTCTGAGTAGAACTTAGATGGACTAAACCATGTGATGGTGTGTTTAGACTGTGTGAGTGTCATAATGATCACCTTACaccccaaaaaataaaataacccaGAAGAATTTTGTCAAACATTATATCTCGTTATAAGCCCACAGGCAAAGGCTGGGAGCTAAGGGTCAAAAACAGCATTTAGTAAATGGAAGATGAAAGTTAAACATGAAACTAAGAGGACAGGGAGACAAACCAGCAAGCATGCAGTCAGACGGTGACATAGCCCCAGCCACTCTACATTGGTGAGTCAGTGTTTACTACTGGAGGAGGAATACCTCAAGCTGCttagaaactgcattttttagATGTGATTCGAGCTGCTTGACTTGCTGGACGGCTTCATCTCTCTCCATCTGCAGGGCATCCTTCTGAGCTGTTAGATGTGAGACACTGGAAGAAATTTCTTCTTTCACAATGGCAGAAGCCGAAACCTCTGCGACGGCATCCTTGTATTGCTTTTCCAGAACTTCTTTATCAGTCTGTAGGGTCTTGATATCAACCTGTAGCTGCTTCTGGCTGGTCTGCAAACACTCCAATTGTTTTAGAAGCTCTGATCGTTCTGCAAGccagttttctttgtttgtgtggAGAGAAGAAACATCCTGCTCTAATTTACGGCGGCTGGATAAAAGGTCCTCCTTCTCTGTGGTCAAGAGGGTCATCTGTTTGCCTATCTCCTCAAGCTTAGATAACAGCAGTTCTTTATCTTCTGCTAACTGACTTTTTTCTTCCCCTTGCTgcttcatttgtgttttcataGTCTCCATATCTACCATTAAGGACCTCTTTTGCTCATCAGTATTCTTAAAGATAGAGGAAATCTCTTTATTATCTTCTGTAACTTTGGACAATGTTTTCTGCAATTCCTCAATTTGTTTGGAAAGACTTTCCTTGTCAGATGTTGCTTTATTCCGTTCACTGGATTCAGCCTCTAGCTGGGTCTCAAGCATGTGCTTGGCCTCTGACACTGATTCAGATTGACATTTTAACTCCTGGATCTCATGAAGAAGGTCCTGGTTGTCTTTCTGCAAGGACTGTACTTTTTTATCAGCCTCAGTCTGCAATGACTGAAGATGCTGATAATCGTTTGTAAGGTTTTCCACCTGTTTAACAAGCTCTAAATTAGCCTtctcaaaatcattttttagtTTACTGTGCTTTTCAACAAGTTCAGTTTTGTCCTTTTCAAGAGTTTTAATATCAGAGCAATGTTTCTGCAGTTCATTTTGTAGGTCagtcttttctcttttcaaacAGGTCTTCTCTGCTTCCACCTCATCTTTTTGGCGTTTGGTTTCTTCTAGCATTGTTGTTAATTGACTTTTCTCTTCAACAAGCTCAGCATTAGTTCTGGAGGAACTATCCAATTGGTTCTTAGTTGTTCGGATATCACTAGCTAGCTTATCACGCTCAAGCGACAGAGCATTTTTCTCAGATATGGCCTTTGAGTGCTTCTCCTCTAACTCTCCCTTTTCCCCTGTCAAACGCTCACAGTccattttctgctgctctagTGCTGAATCCAGGCTCATCTTTTCTTTTCGTAAAGCATGTAGGGCCATCTCGGTTTCAGAATTCTGAAGGCAAAGCACTTGCTTCTCTTGGTCAAAAGATGATAATGCTTCTTTAAATTTGACATTAGACTGAGACAGTTGTTCTGCAGAGACTTGAAGCTTCTCCTTTAGTTCTTGTATCTCTCTGAGCAGCTCGTCCTTCTCATTGGAGGCTTTTCTTTGGCTCGCAAGTAGGTCTTCTTTCTCCTGTAGAAGGTGAAGTTTTTCAGAATCAGTTACCTGACTGTTCGTCTTGAACTCTTCCAGCATCTGAGTCAAGCTCATTTTTGAAGCTTTGAGGTCTTCACATTCACGGATATAGCTCTCTAAATCTTTCTTTGTGGCACTGAGCTTGTTCTGGAGGTCCTCCTTCACTGTCTCAAGGTCCTTTTTCTCCAACCCAGCAGCACTGATTTCAGAGGACATCTCCATCTTCTCTTTTGTCAGCGTTTCTGCTTGTGCCTGGAGCTGGGTATTCTTCAATGTAAGATCTTCTTTTTCCAAGTTCAAGGACTTAAGTTTTGTCTGCAACTCAGTGTTCTTAGCATCAAGAGACTTTTTGGCATTTCTAGCAGCATCTCTCTCTAATATCAGATTGTCTTTCTCAGATGTTAGCTTTGACTTGCTTTCACTGAGGTCCTCTTCAAGCCGGTTCCTCTCTTTGCAGACATTTTCATAATCCTCGAGTAGTTGCTTCTTTTTAGCCTCAATTTGCTGGATGTCTTGCTGATGCTTTACAAGAgcatcatttttctctgcaatttgTCTTTGAAGCTCCTCAACTTGCAGCAGGTATTCACCATTACCATgcttcagttgtttgtttttagcctgTTCTTCTTGAAGACAGTCTTTAAGCTTCTCCAGTTCCTTGTCCACTGACATCTTCTCTTCTTCTAAACGCTTGTTGTTGGTGAGTAGTTCCTCTTGATGTTTGGCAAGTTTATCGCTGGTTATTTGCAGTTCTTCATTGTGGACTAAAATTTGCTGGTGACTAATCTCAAGGGCAGAAAGTTTAGTCTGCACATCTGAAAGCTGTTTCTCCAGTTTGACCTTCTTGCCCTTAACATCCTCATTTTCCTTCGACACATTGTCCAGCTCTAGATTCAATTTCTCCAGTTTTTTGGACAATTGTTCAATATCATGCTTGGAGGAGTCAAGCTCAGTGGAAAGACACTGggaaaacaaaagtgaaaggggggaaaaaggagGGAAATATATATACAGGGCAAAGTATGAATGAATCCAAAATAAACCAAGCAGATATGGACATAAGTGATATGCAAATGAAAAGGTTAAGCTGCAGAAGCATCAAAAATGGTCGAAGATCACACCACAGCTTACACCACATCAAGTTCAAAAAAAGTTTaaagtggaacattttcacttcaactttaagtaaataaataaatagcatTAACACCAGCAAATTTGTCTGGGTGCCAGAGCATGCCATTACTCGTCACTAGCAACATCATTGTAAAGGACTTACTAGGTATATATAGCTACTAAATTTGGAATCGCTATTCCAAAAGTAAGTTCAGaacttaattttcttttaaataataatctTTTCCAGACTATATAAGCCATTGTTGCCTACTATGACTCAGAGaatatacaaaaataatgcatttttgtcGGAGTGTGAAAATGCTTCAATGAAAAAGCCGCTTGATGAGCTATGCTGGGAGGGGTACATCAAAATAGCCCTTACCACTCAATGGAAAACTGAAATCAGTAGTTGAAGAAACCTTTTACTTAGTGGTCATTTCCTTGACCACAGATCTACTTGTATTGCTTTTCTATTTAAATGGACATCCAACTTTCTTTTTCAGACCTGTTAATTCCAAACCTGAAGTACTGTGCTTCTTGAAACATTTAAAGATTTAGACAGCATGTAACACCCTTGTCCTGATTTATGCCTCACCATAAAGGTCTAAGAGTTCTTTGAAATTATGGTTTCACATTTACACTGCCTCCATTTACAAACAGTGTCCATAATATCCATGATAATCCATGTTAAGAGTGAACAATAATGATAAAGCTGTGCATGAATATCCATAAagcagcatgaaaaaaaaacttaaagtgTGAATGATTTCTTTGACTTTTCCAATAACCATAAACTGCTTATAAATACATTGAAGGCATAATTTTATCTGGTGTACCCCTGCAAGCATATACCGCACGGCACCATGCGCTTGTTATGAGCCTTAGTGTGAGGGGGGAATGAGCAACTTGTCATAAACAAGATgtataacattaaatgagaagaaatAATGTTACACAATAATCACTAATATTTAATGACCAGAGATAGTTATTTAGAGGGTGGGCCATAAGCTTTCACACATAGGAAAAtgcataatgtattttttttatgtttcagatacCCTAGAAGACGCATTTGATGCTTTTGTTGGGGGCAGTTGAAGGCCATGgtgtatcaggtgaagataCGAGTAtaaatcatagactgtatataaagatggacgtagcatctggctccaaaaatgaagcccacccggaagtgtcaaaaacttgcaatatcacgccgtccgctacggttggctccaaaaagcttttgctccatagaccccaattcatttttggaaaaaataaaatttgatataccgattttctacagctcaggatttttttcccgttagttttcatggttaaaatgagagatcaggtggccgatcttaaaataaatcaatactgaattttaaataagtcGTTAAAGTTGGctgagccagggggcgtggctatacttgatagacagtcttgtctggaatgattgacagatcctttagggcgaggctttcagcagtctggcttcagtctggctcgcccatagactggtcctgcccctagttgctctccggtccagcctgtttgatgacgctttttacgtcactggctccaaaaaaatccaaaatggcgaccaagAAGTAgtaaaatccgggcttcattttctcggcgttaaaaccaacgggtgacgtcacggttagttcacacTTGGTATAAATCATCTCAAAGAACACGTGACCAACGCCATGACAAGCAGAACTTCAACTGTGCTAAGGCAAGTTCATCAACAATAGAAAACACATTAATATGTGATTTCGAAACAATGGTAATCATATACAacatattataaaaataaaaacaattgtccaacataaaatgtttatttctcctttgtatggaaacttatggcccactCTGTATAGTCCCCTGTAAAgtctttttaaagctttaacatttttgatgatcaagactaaaagaaaaaaagtaatatatacaaaaaacatgttaaacacTTTGtccatcaaaatgtaaaacatgcagaTTCAGCTTATGCGTCTTTAAGTTTGTGCTTACCTGAACCTGTTCCTTATACGGCTGCAGCTCAGATACCAGCTTCTCCAGCTCTTGGTTTTTGTCCTTGGAGGAGGACAAATCCTGTTTCAGCTGATCAGCCTGACTTTGCAGCACCTCCAGTTCCTTCACATGGAGCTCTGAGGCCTGAGAGCGGGACTTCTCATGTGAGGCCTTCAGTTCCTCGACCAGATTCTCACTTTGTCTAACTGTCTTCTCCTAGACAATATAAAATGAGAAAGGCAGTAATTACTCACATTACATTCAATGAATAATTTTGATGTAGC
Protein-coding regions in this window:
- the clip1a gene encoding CAP-Gly domain-containing linker protein 1 isoform X1 produces the protein MSTAKASGIKVPSKIARPPGAGAPKTNPNTAKVPAADKSAASATGGDAKNSEENFQIGERVWVNGNKPGYIQFLGETQFAPGQWAGIVLDEPIGKNDGSVAGVRYFQCEALRGIFTRPSKLSRTEGEANGTQTAPPSRAASPTPSVGSVASQTPATKSSLPSTTTAAKKASATTPATPVTPSSNLTRTNSESVSNLSETGSVKKGERELKMGDRVLVGGTKAGVVRFLGETDFAKGEWCGVELDEPLGKNDGAVAGTRYFQCQPKYGLFAPVHKVTRIGFPSTTPAKAKTTVRKVVATPSGLKRSPSASSISTMSSVASSVSAKPSRTGLLTETSSRYNRKISGTTALQEALKEKQQHIEQLMAERDMERAEVAKATGHVGEMEQELTLLRDDQEQMETKMDQLRALVEAADKDKVDLLNQLEEERRKVEDLQFRVEEACITKGDLETQTRLEHAHIKELEQSLLFEKTKAEKLQRELEDTRVATVSERSRIMELERDLSLRTREVADLQLRLGMQQGSEDSNSTLSPLLEEINSLRDQLASQESSQREELEQYKEKLEAEEKAHSEAVAQLQASSVKLSGDKEQLQMRISQAEKENADIVELWRSKMESAVTSHQQAMEELKVSFSKGAGAQTEELVETKSALEKLKVEYKLALDEGEAKRDAEASAWTQETQELKAQLLSLTEEKERLEESLRSSVERAEEQHLVEMEDVLGKLHAAELRVKELEEKESSQAQQTQDKDKETKEQMAEMVTLRSQMAQGNQELVALKKQLEEAQSQGNNQGVKVSELSSQLEGKQQEALSLQQSLTTVKEEKDTLEKELGGLKQKFAESTEEQGKSAITMQETLEKLTKKEEQCISLTTESESLRSQLAGLERKLKAADEKLEQLSKDKSKLENDISDMMKASGDSSVQLTKMNEDLMQKERRLEELQNQLAEEKEKTAHLNEQLQQEQSHKEQELKEARDTHQTQISSLQEKITTMEKTVRQSENLVEELKASHEKSRSQASELHVKELEVLQSQADQLKQDLSSSKDKNQELEKLVSELQPYKEQVQCLSTELDSSKHDIEQLSKKLEKLNLELDNVSKENEDVKGKKVKLEKQLSDVQTKLSALEISHQQILVHNEELQITSDKLAKHQEELLTNNKRLEEEKMSVDKELEKLKDCLQEEQAKNKQLKHGNGEYLLQVEELQRQIAEKNDALVKHQQDIQQIEAKKKQLLEDYENVCKERNRLEEDLSESKSKLTSEKDNLILERDAARNAKKSLDAKNTELQTKLKSLNLEKEDLTLKNTQLQAQAETLTKEKMEMSSEISAAGLEKKDLETVKEDLQNKLSATKKDLESYIRECEDLKASKMSLTQMLEEFKTNSQVTDSEKLHLLQEKEDLLASQRKASNEKDELLREIQELKEKLQVSAEQLSQSNVKFKEALSSFDQEKQVLCLQNSETEMALHALRKEKMSLDSALEQQKMDCERLTGEKGELEEKHSKAISEKNALSLERDKLASDIRTTKNQLDSSSRTNAELVEEKSQLTTMLEETKRQKDEVEAEKTCLKREKTDLQNELQKHCSDIKTLEKDKTELVEKHSKLKNDFEKANLELVKQVENLTNDYQHLQSLQTEADKKVQSLQKDNQDLLHEIQELKCQSESVSEAKHMLETQLEAESSERNKATSDKESLSKQIEELQKTLSKVTEDNKEISSIFKNTDEQKRSLMVDMETMKTQMKQQGEEKSQLAEDKELLLSKLEEIGKQMTLLTTEKEDLLSSRRKLEQDVSSLHTNKENWLAERSELLKQLECLQTSQKQLQVDIKTLQTDKEVLEKQYKDAVAEVSASAIVKEEISSSVSHLTAQKDALQMERDEAVQQVKQLESHLKNAVSKQLEATEASGKTAEALEQLIKEKAALMQEKNEVQSLFEKLQSAKQERETELESLKKENSKYQEDLNVSKKQICTETERTKSLCQEIEELKEAVSVKSQSLQKLQDENNKLTQEIDNNHRDQGDLVKLKGEHSKLKKQLDEIKKSLPNNAFSESTLKEQLDKEKAALQQSIHKNSALISEKDQQVENLKSELTVLRGESASVKTLQGTIQSLEQDKANLQERIQRLETDLAAGPDTINKSSGDVVLDQLREDKETAESQIDFLNSVIVDLQRKNEELKDKLEKMAAAALNGNNPSELDNYDSHDKQPTKKKPPPRLFCDICDCFDLHDTEDCPTQMQMPDSPPHTTYHGNKGEERPYCDICEVFGHWTDSCNDDQTF